The genomic segment ACAGATGGAATTTTGTGAGGATTGTATCAGAGGAAAATCCACAAGAGTAAAGTTCAATATGGGAAGACACACATCTACTGCACCTCTGGATTATGTTCATTCGGATCTCTGGGGTCCATCAAGAGTACTCTCGAATGGAGGATCAAGGTACTTTATGACATTTATAGATGATTATACAAGGAGAGTATGGTTGTATACACTGAAACATAAGAGCGAGGCATTTGATAAGTTCAAGCAATGGCTCACCCTTGTTGAAAATCAAACCAGCAGGAAGTTAAAGAAACTAAGAACTGACAATGGGTTAGAATACTGCTCTAACGAGTTTCTTGAGTTCTGCAAGAACAAGGGAATTTCAAGGCACTTCACAGTACCAAACACTCCCCAACAAAATGGACTCGCCGAGAGAATGAACAGAACAATTTTGGAAAGAGTTAGGTGCCTTCTGTCACATTCAGGGGTACCGAAATCTTTTTGGGCCGAGGCTGCAAACACAGTATGTCATCTAATAAACAGAAGCCCCTCTGTCCCACTAGAATTCAAGACTCCAATGGAAAAATGGACATCTGAACCCCCTCATCTAAATGACTTAAAAGTGTTTGGATGTGCAGCGTTTGCACATGTAAGGCAGGGAAAGTTAGATGACAGGGCATTGAAGTGTGTTTTTCTAGGATACcctgaaataatcaaaggctACAAGCTTTGGTGTATTGAGCCAGGAAAACAGAAGACCATCATAAGCAGAGATGTCACTTTCAAGGAGGATCTATTTCCATTGAATTCACTAATTTCCACAGACACACTCACTGAAGATCATGAAGGAGATGGGAGCACAAAGTTTGAGGTGGAGCTGGTAGAAACAACATACGGTCCTCAAGGTAACCAACTGGTGAAACATGAAGAACAAATCACTGACACTCAAGGCCTGTCAGAGTACAAAACTATCAGTTAGCAAGAGACAGGGAAAGGAGGGTTATAAAACCACCAGAACGTTTTGGCCATGCAGACTGTATGATCTATGCATTCTCTGTGGCATCCCAGATTGAAGATGAACCACCAAACCTCCAGGAAGCAATGAGATCTGAGGAAAGGGATGAATGGCACACTGCTATGACAGAGGAAATGGATTCACTCTTGAAGAACAACACATGGACACTGGTCCCAAAGCCAAAGGGTCAAAGACTGATTGGCTCTAAGTGGATTTTTAAAAGGAAACTTGGAATACCTGGAGTGGAGAAGCCGAGGtacaaagcaagactagtagcaAAGGGTTTCTCCCAAATCGAAGGGATAGATTTCCATGAGGTATTCTCTCCTGTTGTTAAACACAGGTCAATAAGAACCATGCTGGCTGTGGTTGCAAAAGAAGATCTGGAACTGGAACAACTTGATGTAAAAACAGCTTTCCTTCATGGAGAACTTGATGAATGCATTTATATGGAACAACCCCATATGTTTGAAGACAAAACAAATCCTCCCTTGGTATGTCGGCTAAACAAGTCTTTTTATGGCCTAAAGCAATCACCAAGACAATGGTATAAACGCTTTGATGACTTTATGATAGCACACAAGTTCACAAGGAACAATTATGACTGGTGCGTATATCATAAGGATGTTAATACTGATAGAGCCATGTACTTGCTactatatgtggatgatatgtTGATTGCCAGCCGAGACACACTACAAATTCAGTCCCTGAAATCTCAACTCAGTGTAGAGTTTGAGATGAAAGATCTTGGACATGCCAAATTTATCTTAGGCATGGAAATTCACAGAAACAGAAAGGCAAGGGACCTGTTTCTAACACAAAAGGGATATGCTCTAAAGGTATTGAAGAGATTTGACATGGAGAGTTCTAAACCAGTCCTAGGACCTATGCCTCAACATTTCAAACTGTCGAAGAGCCATCTCCAAAAGATACACATGAGGAATAATACATGAAGCGAGTCCCCTATGCAAGTGCTGTTGGGAGTCTAATGTACTTGATGATCTGCACAAGGCCAGACTTGGCTTACTCTGTCAGCATGGTAAGCAGATTCATGGCACATCCTGGAAAGGAACATTGGATGGCCCTAAAATGGATACTGAGGTACATTAAAGGCACAATGTACAAGGGACTAAGGTACAGAGGCGACACCGTTGATGGAAATGTAATTAAAGGCTATGTGGACTCTGATTATGCTGGAAGTATTGACACCAGGAAGTCTCTAACAGGCTATGTATTCACATTGAATGACACTGCAATAAGCTGGAAAGCCACTCTCCAACCGGTGGTGGCTCTGTCATCCACGGAAGCAGAATACATGGCGGTGACTGAAGCTTTTAAGGAAGAAAAGTGGATGAAAGGTTTCGTGATGGAACTTGGCTTAAAGCAAGAGTGCTTGACAGTGTATTGCGACAATCAAAGTGCAATACATTTATCCAAACACCAAGTATTTCATGAAAGGTCCAAACATATAGATGTCAAGCTTCATTTTGTAAGAGACATAATAGAATCATGAGAAGTTCATATTCAGAAGATTAGTACTGAAGAAAATCCATCTGATATGTGCACTAAAGTTATATCCACAAATAAGCTTCTTCGTTGCATGGAGCTGGTGAATATAACTGAGCAGTGCTCCATTCGATAAAACATGGAGAAAGGAGGTTCTCTCATAAAAGACTTAAATTGATGACAAGGTGGAGATTTGTTGCACCAAGTGTCAAATAATTAAAGTCTGATAGATTAGTGAAAAAACTACAAGGCTTTATTGATGCAAACTGAAATAGTCAGTTAGTTTGTTTTGCTCTCAGTTGATCATCCCCTGGGGTTCTGTTCTCGATGAGGTTCTAGCAGTTGTCAATATATAACTACATATATACTGCcaagaaggaaaaaaaacaGAGAAGGAGATCATCAATTACAGATACAGAGAAAAATTAAAAGGGTGAAGCGAGAAGGAACTACAGCAGAATCAAGGATTTCTCACTGGCCGAGACACAACCCATGGTGTTTCTTGTTCTTCTGAAATCCATAGGAGAAGAACGAGTGTGAGAATAGAGTTGATAGTGCTACTCCTGTACGCCCTATTGTCTTGTAAACTATCACTATTGCTTAATGAGATTTCCTCCCGTGGATGTAGATCAAGTTGATCGAACCACGTAAAACTCTCGTGTTGATTTCTGTTGCTGATACATTTGTTCTTGTTGCTGTGTATGGTTACTATAAGTATTCTTTAATAATTCTACTTGATCGATACTAGAAGGAACGCTTGAGGGTGCGCGATTCTTGGATATACACGGTTATTCATTTCTCTAAAAAGATCAAGATTACAACAGTTCACAATAAATTTTGCAGTGTGACTGGATATAACACAACTGAAtaaatctaacaaagatttcaaagtgttaacaagctcgtaaatgtagccttgattgctactgataagtctgataagagtgagctcttGATATTTGAATACGAGTTGTGAATTTAGTAGAGTAACATCAAGCTTGAATAGAAGAGCAGTTCGTGTGGAGTTTTTCTCACTTGCCTTCATCACCTATTTTTGGgtttccctctcaacggtaattaGGGATGTAAaggagccgagccgagccgagccgaacagtatcaggctcgggctcggctcgttcaaCAATTTCctcggctcgggctcggctcgagctcgTTACGAGCTTTTGGTTTcgagctcgggctcggctcgttcggaagttatgaagctcgggctcggttCGAGCTCGGCTCaaacatttagcgacggatttttgaAAGACCATCCCTGATTAAATCGATGACGGTTTTTAAGCGACAAACCGTCGATGattaaatcagcgacggtttttaacgacaaaccgtcgctaaatgttcagCATAGTTTAGTTTCCTTTGTTAATCTGCGCGGTTCATCTTATTACTTCAGcatgaaattatttttcttatttttttacttcgtcaacattgatataccgaagtaaaatataataaaaaaaatatagtgattattgccataacattcacatttttaatatattattttacttcgcttgtgttattactgaagttattggtaatgtattacttcgtaatttattattgtCGAAGTAAAGCCTGCCGAAATAAAAtccgatttttctactagtgattattgccataacattcacatttttaatataACTAGGTAAAGATACGTGCGACGCACGTGAAAATACATTTCTATGATCAATAATTGTTCTTAAAGAAATGAGATCAGAAGAGattaatttacaaaaaattatatattaatgatttcaTGCTATATTAGTCGATAGATTTGAGTAATGCTATGTGCAACCAAATTTGTATAATAATTCTTACAATTCAAAAAAATCAATAGAAATTTcatttatcaaaatctcatgataaattaaatataaaatctcattagataataacaaaatctcatGATATAATTGTTGTAAATATCGCAGTACTATATATTAGTTGTACCTTTAGCATTATCCGTAGGAAATTCaatgtaatataatttatactatatgtattataaaatgattgcaaaagatatttgtttaaaaaattttatgtgttatAAATCTAAGGTTATTCTTGATTGGAAGGATTTCAAATCCATGGATTTCAATAcattcaaatgtatttttgttatttagagatgtAACATCATAAACTTCAAATCCACTCATTTCATGTTTATATAGTAGTATTTCATGTTAGTTATGATATTGTTCAAGTCCACcaaataataatgttatttgaaatttattctactttatataaataataatatgtaaATAAGTAATGTGTAGATTCAAGATTTGATATATTGTTTCAttgttaacaataaaattataattctaattcataaatttgaaatcaatttatcCAAGCAcaatctaaataaattaataattgttgaaaaatatattagtaataaatattataattttgtataaattagACATTGGAGAAAATCTAATATAAAATTGATATCACAATaggtattaaaattaaatttgagagAAGAAAAAAGTATAATACATAACGTTGACCACTTATTTTATCAcgtgttattgatttatgaaaagtaaaaatataatatacataatatattctaaaccttaaattaatttattgcgtcaaattttttcttcttttatattttcaatttatattgctttcacgattttttttgtcattaggtagtacgtcaggtactcagatggacgtTACTGCTACACCTATGGAAACGTTATTGAAGAGGACAGAAAATGCAGTGGATTGTGAGAGCTGGCTAAacgatatagagatgttgtttgaaTCTCTTGCTTATACAGATGAACGAAGAGTGAAATTAATTGGGCATCAGttgcaagaagtggccaagagttggtggcttaCAACGAAACGAGcattggagcatagaggtattgATATTACCTGGAAAgtatttaaagatgaattttatcaacgtttccTTCCAGTCtcctatcgaaaagacaaaggggcagaATTTGCAAATCTACGACAGGggcaattgaatattgaagagtatgttgctaaattttcttccttgctccgATTTGCGCCACACGTGGaaggaaatgatgaagcggtcgccgatcaattcatcaatggtttgaacccagatatttttactttggtgaacacgggacgacccaacactttttctgatgcactgaatagagcgaaaggagcagaggctggcttgattaggtagcgaggggcttcctataGTGCTCAGAGTCAGAGACCGCCACAACCCACCGCCCAgcttccaccacctcctcctcgatttgatagtggaagcagtagtagtGGCAAAAAGGATTTTCTGAAAGCAAAAGAcagacagtttaagaagtcagggagcagttcgtcgagctccagtgtgTCAAGACAAAGAGGTTCTGGCCAGAGTACCGAGTATACAGGTGTGTATTGTAATACTTGTGTGAAGTggtctgatatctgtgacttcaaTTAGACATTGCATACTAcatgaggggcatgagatcgatttaGACTGTGTTGTATTTggcttatctgattttgattatatagtgggtattgatatgttaactaagtacagagctaccgtagattgttttcacaagattgtcagattcagacctgaaatgatagaagaatggaaattctacggtaagggttccagatctcggattcccttagtctctgctctgactatgagtagattgttgcagaaaggagcagaagggttccttgtttattctgtagatctacagaaatcaagcccggcattggcagattttccagtagtacgggagtttgcagatgtatttcctgatgagattccagagttacctccagttcgagaggtagattttagcattgatcttattccaggtaccgttcctatttcgagagctccatataggatggcgccgatagagttgaaataattgaaagcacagttagaagatcttctagccaagggatatattagacccagtgtatctccttggggcgcactagtgctatttgtgcgaaagaaagatggctcgatgcgattatgtatagattaccggcaactgaacaaggcaacagtgaagaacaagtatcctttgactcgcattgatgatttatttgatcagttgcagggatcatatgtttattctaagattgatttgagatccggatatcaccagctcagagttcgagatgttgatataccgaagacaacattccgaaccaggtatggacattacgaatttattgtcatgccttttggtttaacgaatgctccagcggtgtttatgagtgtgtttattgatgatattttggtgtattccaagaataggaatgagcatgcagagcatttaataattgtattgcagacattgagaaatgaaagaccgtatgccaaactgtcaaaGTGCgggttctggttgaaacaggttgttttcttgggtcatatcatatctggagacggtatttctgtggatccgagtaaagttgaagctgtgatcagttggccgagaccaacttccgtgccagagatacgcagtttcatgggtctagcagggtactatagacgattcatcaaagatttctccagtattacgaagccgattacccagttgacaccgGAGAATacaccatttgtgtggtctgaggattgcgagtctagctttctagatttgaagaagaggctgaccagtgctctagtattgacgattccttcaggtactggcaatttcgttgtatattgtgacgcatctcacagagggttaggatgtgttcttatgcagcgaggtcatgtgatcacatacgcctcaagacagttgaagccacatgagacttgatacccaattcatgatcttgaattggcggctatcgtttttgcattaaagatctggcgtcactatctttatggcgagaaatttgagatcaactctgatcacaagagcatgaagtatctattttctcagtcagatttgaacatgagacagcatagatggctcgatttgttgaaggattttgattgtgagatcaaatactatccagggaagtcaaatgcagcagcggatgccttgagtcgaaaggtttgtgctttatccttatcgacgatatgtgtttcgaatttagttgaaaattgctgtttgtctggtttAGCATTTGACACAGATAGTAGACCATTGAGACttgcttcgattcaagttgagccagatttgattatgagaatcaaggAAGCCCAAAGAACttatcagaatgtgcagaaatcgattgatatggtcagatcaggacatcaatctgaatatcaggtacatgattttgaatagtatgtgaataaccgtcttgtagtgccagatgtttcagagttgaaacaacagattctatcagaagcgctgtagtgacccgttccagaatcacctactaatcagaacttaagcatgcaattaacttaataaaactgaatcagataaacagcggaaaaaaacaacatatacagcccgatcgaatcagtaagtacgaatactaaaacaaccaaatcaaactaaatcccaagaataaaataccagcaactacaggtcaacccctgctagctccctgtcctctccctcctggaccgtccaacctgagacctgccccatcgaatagggtgtccaaaacagagataaaccgaggacgtgagcataaaacgctcagtaccgaaagaatgagtatacaagactatgacatgcatgtatgcaaaatgtactggataccagggtcggggtataacgaaaaactgctcaggcaaatgacgtcaaggtatgtagcactctgcgccgtcgcaccaggaggtggctcccataccataaacctgtggatataccggtatcctgaccaccgtcggccaacggggtccaaccatccacaacaaccgagggctgagcaccctctgaacaggctatctcaaaagataaacaggcccaacatgattatgcaaatgccgcataataaaccatgcatcatatgtcagataataatgcaacacataaacatgcaacacatagtaaagcatactcaaccaggatatctcggatagtacttccgtacctcaaaccagtagatcctagtaatcagccctagaatcaagcctacaatccaagtgataccatatcactaaaccacatctaaaagccttaactagactaatagatacttccaaatctcaagggaacctagaaccatacctgcgtccgtagtcagcccactgatgccgctagctcccaactagagcacagctccgctacaaagccagtagctccctgctagtgcccgaacctcgggaaaagctagaaacccatcagaaacgactaaaacgctctggaactctcggaattggtaattgaaaagtgaagcctcgcgcctctatttatagacgacgatcggacgatccgatccacttcggaagatccgatcctgtgcacttcggacgatccgatccacttcggacgttccgaactctgcatgtcttccacgtgtccagccacctgtcttcggacgatccgaacctcttcggacgatccgaaccctgacacggtctactgttgacaagactcggtctgacaccgaaccgaacggtccatccgaacccacttcggacgatccgaacctcttcggacggtccgatcctggttcgttccttccgaactcgcagaatataattaatccaataattactcaatttaggcatcgggatactacattctccccctctaaaaaggatttcgtccgcgaaatcgagtctgaagaataacaattctgaacaatcaatacattcatctcaagaatgaattacaaattgaaagcccaactgaaattacaatcataactgaaaatgctacaactagaacaactcaggatgctctgaccgcatgcgactctctagttcccaagtagcttcttcagtacctcggcgct from the Primulina eburnea isolate SZY01 chromosome 3, ASM2296580v1, whole genome shotgun sequence genome contains:
- the LOC140827300 gene encoding secreted RxLR effector protein 161-like → MKRVPYASAVGSLMYLMICTRPDLAYSVSMVSRFMAHPGKEHWMALKWILRYIKGTMYKGLRYRGDTVDGNVIKGYVDSDYAGSIDTRKSLTGYVFTLNDTAISWKATLQPVVALSSTEAEYMAVTEAFKEEKWMKGFVMELGLKQECLTVYCDNQSAIHLSKHQIKLIEPRKTLVLISVADTFVLVAVYGYYKYSLIILLDRY